One window of Thermotoga sp. genomic DNA carries:
- a CDS encoding ABC transporter permease subunit, producing MNIYRWDLKRYLKNTLAWTIVLILLQFMYAAFYPSMAKETEFITRWMKVMPKAFVELFGLEDMDFSNILNYLAMVSSIYITLVGGVFVSLVGVRSISKEETEKTMEFLLSRPVTRAEVIFSKLLSSLTHVLMFDALLFFSLYIFSNIYSSGPIELDRFLVFSFSQIVLHITLMNISFFVGTLKSDNALSLGLGMVFVLYILNMISKLADSAEFLKYFTPFSYADPSFVVKHGLPEFFALYFIVVNLVFAILSPFVFSRKDILT from the coding sequence ATGAACATCTATAGATGGGATCTAAAAAGGTATTTAAAAAACACGCTTGCCTGGACTATCGTTCTGATTCTCCTCCAATTTATGTATGCCGCTTTCTACCCAAGTATGGCAAAAGAAACCGAATTCATAACAAGATGGATGAAAGTGATGCCAAAGGCTTTCGTGGAACTCTTTGGTTTAGAAGACATGGATTTTTCCAACATTCTGAATTATCTTGCCATGGTTTCCAGCATTTATATCACACTGGTTGGAGGGGTGTTTGTGTCCCTTGTTGGGGTGAGAAGTATCTCAAAAGAAGAGACAGAAAAAACCATGGAGTTTTTACTTTCCAGGCCTGTTACACGTGCTGAGGTCATCTTTTCAAAACTTCTTTCCTCCCTGACACATGTTCTAATGTTCGACGCACTTCTTTTCTTTAGTTTGTACATTTTCTCAAATATCTACAGTTCTGGCCCGATAGAACTGGACAGGTTTCTGGTGTTTTCATTCAGTCAGATCGTTCTTCACATCACCCTGATGAACATCTCCTTCTTTGTGGGAACATTGAAATCAGACAATGCTCTGTCTTTAGGGCTTGGTATGGTTTTTGTACTTTACATTCTGAACATGATTTCCAAGCTCGCTGATTCTGCAGAATTTCTGAAATATTTCACACCATTTTCATACGCGGACCCTTCTTTTGTGGTGAAACATGGCCTTCCAGAGTTCTTTGCTCTATACTTCATTGTGGTGAATCTCGTGTTCGCAATTCTGTCTCCTTTTGTGTTTTCCAGAAAAGATATTCTCACGTAA
- a CDS encoding TetR/AcrR family transcriptional regulator: MSKKELILKAAVEVFGEKGFRNATTDEIAKKAGVAKGLIFHYFRTKKELYYQTYVFVSEKLRKEFEEFMQKHEDEDIFVFMEKWMEKKITYSAEHPEVFNFLITLVSVDRDLQGRILRYLEAAQRIFFDFIRKKLKNLELADEVTEDMAFKLLWCFSKGFEEGYILKIYQGRPDSLKRDIKKISEEAKVMFRVMKRGLLKKQ; the protein is encoded by the coding sequence TTGTCAAAGAAAGAGCTCATATTGAAAGCTGCTGTGGAAGTGTTTGGAGAAAAAGGATTCAGGAATGCTACAACGGACGAAATTGCAAAGAAAGCTGGTGTGGCAAAAGGGTTGATTTTTCATTATTTCAGAACAAAAAAGGAGCTGTACTATCAGACTTATGTCTTCGTCTCGGAAAAATTACGAAAGGAATTCGAAGAGTTCATGCAAAAACACGAAGACGAAGATATCTTTGTATTTATGGAAAAGTGGATGGAGAAGAAGATAACATACAGTGCGGAACATCCAGAAGTGTTCAACTTTTTGATAACACTCGTTAGTGTAGATCGGGATTTACAGGGAAGAATTCTCAGATATCTTGAAGCCGCGCAAAGAATTTTCTTTGATTTTATCAGAAAAAAGCTGAAAAATTTGGAACTCGCTGACGAAGTTACTGAAGATATGGCATTCAAGCTCTTATGGTGTTTTTCTAAAGGATTCGAAGAAGGCTACATTCTCAAGATATATCAGGGGAGACCTGATTCACTGAAAAGAGACATAAAGAAGATCTCAGAAGAAGCGAAGGTTATGTTCAGAGTGATGAAAAGGGGCTTATTAAAAAAACAATGA
- a CDS encoding ABC transporter ATP-binding protein, which produces MPVIEAENLTKYYGKNRGIERVTFSVEEGEIFGFIGPNGAGKTTTIRLLLGLIFPTDGRVRIFGKDVFKEGKNLKRSIGYIPGEVNFYPEVTVEELLEYSSRFYRDVDKGYAKKLCKILNLDVKKRIKELSMGNKKKVAIVQVLMHKPKLLVLDEPTNGLDPLVQNIFFEILREEKKRGTTIFFSSHILSEVERLCDRVAMIKEGRIIKIESVENLKKEKYKIVRLRGKSFSILKDLPEVRNLNEENGSIEFLYFGTTGKLLQILNEVKPEDLWISDPSLEEVFISYYREGEK; this is translated from the coding sequence ATGCCGGTAATAGAGGCTGAAAATCTCACCAAATACTACGGGAAAAACAGGGGAATTGAGCGTGTGACGTTTTCTGTGGAGGAAGGAGAAATATTTGGTTTCATAGGACCGAATGGCGCGGGAAAAACCACCACCATAAGACTCCTCCTTGGACTCATCTTTCCAACTGATGGCAGAGTCAGGATTTTTGGAAAGGATGTGTTTAAAGAAGGAAAGAATCTCAAGAGATCCATCGGGTATATACCGGGAGAGGTGAATTTTTATCCTGAGGTAACTGTTGAAGAGCTCCTTGAGTATTCTTCTAGATTTTATAGAGACGTCGACAAGGGATATGCAAAGAAGCTCTGTAAGATACTCAATCTGGATGTAAAAAAAAGGATCAAAGAGCTTTCAATGGGAAACAAAAAGAAAGTAGCGATCGTGCAAGTTCTTATGCACAAGCCGAAACTTCTCGTTCTCGACGAACCGACAAATGGACTCGATCCACTTGTTCAAAATATCTTTTTTGAAATCCTGAGAGAAGAGAAAAAAAGAGGGACCACCATATTTTTCTCTTCCCATATCCTCAGTGAAGTGGAACGATTATGTGACAGAGTTGCAATGATAAAAGAAGGGAGAATAATAAAAATAGAGAGCGTAGAGAATTTAAAGAAAGAAAAATACAAGATCGTACGCCTCAGGGGAAAGAGCTTTTCTATCCTTAAAGATTTACCGGAGGTAAGGAATTTGAATGAAGAAAACGGATCGATCGAGTTTTTATACTTTGGAACTACAGGGAAACTTCTACAGATCTTGAACGAAGTGAAACCCGAAGATCTGTGGATAAGTGATCCTTCACTTGAAGAAGTTTTCATCTCTTACTACAGGGAGGGAGAAAAATGA
- a CDS encoding glutaredoxin family protein: MQHLKIKIYTTPTCPYCRKAKEYFRSLGLKFKEVDVSKNPREAELMVKKTGQMGVPVIEIGNKIVIGFDKAKIDRLLGIS, encoded by the coding sequence ATGCAGCATCTGAAAATAAAAATCTACACAACTCCTACATGTCCTTACTGTAGAAAGGCAAAAGAATACTTCAGATCTCTGGGACTGAAATTCAAAGAAGTCGATGTATCGAAAAACCCAAGAGAAGCTGAACTCATGGTAAAAAAGACCGGTCAAATGGGAGTTCCTGTGATTGAAATTGGGAACAAGATTGTTATAGGGTTTGACAAGGCAAAAATCGACAGGCTCTTAGGTATTTCCTGA